The Camelina sativa cultivar DH55 chromosome 16, Cs, whole genome shotgun sequence sequence ACTTAGAACATCTGTTTAGCGTGGTGTATGGTGAAAGACGACGACTATCACCTCGCATGGAGACGGTCTGACCATGGGATTACCACTTTGAGGTGCTTAACGCTTAAATTACCTTAAATTGCTACTGAATCgtgcaaacataatttttttctaaactttgCATGTTTAGTTGTATGAGATGCTTAAACTTACTTAGGTTATGATTTGACAGAAGTGTGCTGGTTGAGATTTTtgacctaattttttttcttctagatccATACTTTTATGACCTAAATTGtgggataaaaaaaattctttcaagATCTATGACCTAAAATTACAAGTAACTCCTTCAGGAAACAAATACCGTTTAGTTATTAACTCTTGTCCAAGAATAATACTACCAAATTAGCCAATCAGGTAATTCTCATCTCTCATTCCCGTGACAACCATTTACAAATGGGATATATGAAATGATatccaataaaaaaatgtttgagtaTAGTCATGAGTGCGTCTGTACTATAGTGATCTCGTGATTACAAATTGGCATCTGTTCTCTCTAAAAATTTGTATCTTTATAACTTTGTTTGCATACATCTACCTAACATCATTGTTGTAACCTCTTTTcccaattaaattaattgaCTTTTTGCCCTTATAAGGTTCAGAAAGAACCGAAACAAACATTTCAAGTTAAGCTTATAAATCAATTGACTTCGTTATGTATTTTTGACCAACAACTCTAGTCCTGCAATATATATGAATCGAAAAAATGAATGCCAAATTTAGAAAGCGTGAAAGATCCgtcaatttttataaagaaaaaaaattgacatcagCCCACGAAACTCTCCTGTCCAGAGCAAATTTGTTCATTTGTAGAAATTGCAAACAAGACagtaacaaataaaactgaaaccaaGGATTGAAGAGAGGGGAGAGAAGGCGAGAAAGAGCCAAAAATAAAACGTAAAAAAGGATTGATCTTTCCTTTTAACCTCCCTGCCTTGGCCGCCTTCTAAGGCAGAGGAGGAGATTCATTTCTTTCTCTCCCCATACAACaatctcaaaaaataaaaaaataatagtcaTTCCGATATGGCGTTTCAGGATTTCGACAAGATCCAAGAACGCGTAAACGCCAATAGGAAACGTAAAATCAGGAAGAGGATCATTGTTGGAACGGTCTCTTTGATTGTGGCTGTTGCTGCAATTGTTGGAGGAACTTTTGCTTTTGTTGCTTACgagaaaagaaatgaacaaCAAGCAAAGAACCACAACAAAAGCGGTAGCGGCAACAACGTCAAGGATGGCGAAAAGAAGAGCCAGAGCCCACCAAGTCCAACCCAAAAAGCTCCTGTTTCCGCAGAGCAATCTGTGAAACCCGGCCAGGGTGATAATATCATCGAAACTCTTTGCAGTTCTACGCTTTACAAGCAAACCTGCGAGAAAACGCtcaaaaacagaacagagaAGGGTTTTGCTTTAGCCAATCCGACAACTTTCTTGAAGTCTGCCATTGAAGCTGTCAATGAAGATCTTGACCTAGTTTTAGAGAAGGTCCTGAGCCTCAAGACTGAGAACCAGGACGATAAAGATGCGATTGCACAATGTAAGTTACTTGTGGAAGAAGCAAAGGAGGAAACTGCCGCATCACTGGAAAAAATCAACATCACAGAAGTCAACAGCTTCGCAAAGGTAGTTCCTGACTTGGACAGTTGGCTAAGCGCGGTCATTTCTTATCAGGAGACATGCCTTGACGGGTTTGAAGAAGGTAGCCTAAAATCTGAAGTGAAGAAGAGCGTCAACTCTTCTCAGATTCTGGCCAGTAATTCCCTAGCGATGATCAAGTCCTTTGACGCAAGTCTCTCTCCGGTTATGAAGCTCGCAACACGGCATCTTCTTGATGAAATCCCGTCTTGGGTAAGCAACGAAGATAGAAGAATGTTAAGGGCTGTTGATGTGAAGGCTTTGAAGCCTAACGCCACTGTAGCTAAAGATGGCAGTGGAAATTTCACGACCATTAATGATGCTCTGAGCGCAATGCCTGAGAAATATGAGGGAAGGTACGTATACCAAAGCATTTCATAACGTGATCATTACGTCAAATTAATTACCTTTAATTTAGGTTTAGGTTAAGGTTTTGAAACTAAGTTAAGTTTTCGTTGAATTTTTAATCGTATAGGTACATCATCTATATCAAACAAGGCGTTTATGACGAATCTGTGATTGTTGATAAGAAGAAGGCGAACCTTACTATGGTCGGAGATGGATCACAGAAGACAATTGTGACCGGAAACAAAAGCCACGCAAAAAAAATCCGCACTTTTCTCACTGCGACGTTCGGTAAAACCCCTAATTCTCTTACAATATATAACTTATGTTACACTACTACAAATCTTGA is a genomic window containing:
- the LOC104752272 gene encoding probable pectinesterase/pectinesterase inhibitor 13, encoding MAFQDFDKIQERVNANRKRKIRKRIIVGTVSLIVAVAAIVGGTFAFVAYEKRNEQQAKNHNKSGSGNNVKDGEKKSQSPPSPTQKAPVSAEQSVKPGQGDNIIETLCSSTLYKQTCEKTLKNRTEKGFALANPTTFLKSAIEAVNEDLDLVLEKVLSLKTENQDDKDAIAQCKLLVEEAKEETAASLEKINITEVNSFAKVVPDLDSWLSAVISYQETCLDGFEEGSLKSEVKKSVNSSQILASNSLAMIKSFDASLSPVMKLATRHLLDEIPSWVSNEDRRMLRAVDVKALKPNATVAKDGSGNFTTINDALSAMPEKYEGRYIIYIKQGVYDESVIVDKKKANLTMVGDGSQKTIVTGNKSHAKKIRTFLTATFVAQGEGFMAQSMGFRNTAGPEGHQAVAIRVQSDRSIFLNCRFEGYQDTLYAYTHRQYYRSCVIVGTVDFIFGDAAAIFQNCNIFIRKGLPGQKNTVTAQGRVDKFQTTGFVVHNCKIAANEDLKPVKAEYKSYLGRPWKNYSRTIVMESTIEDVIDPVGWLRWQETDFAIDTLYYAEYKNKGPSGDTTSRVKWPGFKVINKEEALNYTVGPFLQGDWINASGSPVKLGLYDA